In Aeromicrobium sp. A1-2, the DNA window GACCTTGTCACCGACGGCGTCACAGCTCCCGTCGCGCTGAAGCTGCGTCGCGGTGAGATCCACGGCATGGCCGGGCAGCTCGGCAGCGGGGCTTCGGAGATCCTGAAGGCACTCTCAGGAACCCAAGCGATGACGCGCGGGACGATACACATTGGCGGCCGGGCAGTGCGGACCCGATCGCCGCGGGAAGCGCTGCGCGCGGGAATCGCCTATTGCTCAGCCGATCGCAAGCACGACGGATTTTTTGCCGGGCAACCCATCTCCAAGAACTTCACGGCACCGGGACTCGCGGCGGTCAGTCCGGGCGGCATCATCCGAGGCGGAGCCGAACGGCAAATGGCCCAGCACTTGGCTGGCTTGGTCAACTTCAACCCCGCGCGTCTCAAGCACCGGATCGAAACCCTCAGCGGTGGAAACCAGCAGAAGGTCGTGCTCGGCAAGTGGCTCGGGGCAGAGCCGGACGTCCTGTTGATCGAAGAGCCAACCAGGGGAGTTGACGTAGGCGCCCGTGCTGAGATCTATCGTCACCTGCGCCATCTGACTGAGCAGGGGTTGAGCATCATCGTGGTCAGCTCCGACATCTACGAGGTGCATGGGTTCTGCGACACAGTCTCGACGTGGTACCGCGGTCGCCAGATCGACTCGTACGACGGCGACAGCGTGACCTACGAACAACTCATCATCGACATCACCAACCCCAAGGGAGCGGCGGCATGAAGCGCGTCGAGGAGAGACGAGCCTCAACGGCCGTCGCTGACGGATCAGCACAGATCAGCAGCATGGAGCCGCTGAACGTGTGGGACGAGTTCCGCTCGCGGTTCTTGGTGCCAACGATCGCCGCAATGTCCCTCGCCGTACTCCTGGTGATTGGCGGTGCCACCACGCCTTCGTTCCTGACCGGTGAGAACCTGCTGAACATCGTCCAGGTTGCGTCCCTCATCGGCATCATCGCGATCGGGACGACTTTCCTGACCCTCTCAGGCAACTTCTTCTCCTTGTCGCTGCAGCAGACCGGCGCGATGTGCAGCATCGTCTTCGCCGCCGGTGTCGGCACGGGCTGGCACTGGACTTTCGCCTTGATCGTGGCGCTAATCCTCGGCGGGCTTCTCGGCTTGATCCAAGGGGTGATCGTGGCCATCGGTGGCAATCCGATCATCGTCACCATTGCTGCAGGTGCCGCCATCTACGGTCTGGCATCCATCGTGACGGGCTCGAGAGCCCAGATCATCGATCGCGACCAAGTCGCCTGGCTCGCCACCGCGCAACCGCTCGGGATACCGCTGACGACGTGGGCCTTCGTGCTTCTCGCTGTGATCGCACAGATCGTCATCGTCAAGACCCGCTTCGGCCGATCGGTAATGCTTGCCGGAGCCAACCGCGACACCGCCCGCTCTGTGGGGCTGCCCATCGGCCGAATTTCGGCAGGAGCGTTCGTCATCTCCGGTGTGTGCGCGGGGTTGGCCGGCGCATTCGTCGCGGCCCAGTCCAATCGTGGGCTTGTCACCAACCTGGACGGCGCAAACCTCGAGGTGGT includes these proteins:
- a CDS encoding ABC transporter permease, whose protein sequence is MKRVEERRASTAVADGSAQISSMEPLNVWDEFRSRFLVPTIAAMSLAVLLVIGGATTPSFLTGENLLNIVQVASLIGIIAIGTTFLTLSGNFFSLSLQQTGAMCSIVFAAGVGTGWHWTFALIVALILGGLLGLIQGVIVAIGGNPIIVTIAAGAAIYGLASIVTGSRAQIIDRDQVAWLATAQPLGIPLTTWAFVLLAVIAQIVIVKTRFGRSVMLAGANRDTARSVGLPIGRISAGAFVISGVCAGLAGAFVAAQSNRGLVTNLDGANLEVVAAVLVGGTAIQGGEGSTLRTALGAVFIALLQNLLILQGWSTGPRQLAEGLAVVVGVSMFWIVKGGRKS